Proteins encoded in a region of the Marinococcus sp. PL1-022 genome:
- a CDS encoding cupredoxin domain-containing protein, whose amino-acid sequence MKYSVSALFLALFVVLSGCGSNDGDNGSESTSENAEAQTMDVTATDFEFDQEEYTVNAGQPVNVSLTSQEGGHGLAIDGFDVDIQGKGEATFTPEEPGEYNIYCSVPCGEGHTDMTATLIVQ is encoded by the coding sequence ATGAAATATTCTGTATCAGCACTTTTTCTTGCCTTATTTGTTGTTCTTTCCGGATGTGGCAGCAATGATGGAGATAATGGATCCGAAAGCACCAGTGAGAACGCCGAGGCTCAAACAATGGATGTCACCGCTACTGACTTTGAATTCGACCAGGAAGAGTATACAGTCAATGCCGGGCAGCCTGTAAACGTCAGCTTAACGAGCCAGGAGGGCGGACATGGCCTTGCTATCGATGGCTTTGACGTAGACATTCAGGGGAAAGGAGAAGCAACGTTCACTCCGGAGGAACCCGGGGAGTATAACATTTACTGCAGCGTTCCCTGTGGTGAAGGACATACAGATATGACCGCTACTTTAATTGTTCAGTAA
- a CDS encoding aldo/keto reductase encodes MINLKQEGKLGFGTAPLGNMYRDIPEDEALKTIETAWDHGIRYFDTAPFYGAGLAEQRLGKALARHNRDDFVLSTKVGRYISDETEEKEGLFAHGRKNKVIDDYTAEGTRRSIEQSLERLQMDRIDFVYVHDISPDFQGDEWLAKFEEARTGAFRELTKLRDEGVIQSWGIGVNRTEPIELALDLENSNPDISLQATRYTLLDHEHALQRLMPRAEEQKVSIVVGAPFGSGVLAGGSSYEYSDIPPEIASRVEQMNTIAERHGVSLIAASLQFSAAHPAVGAVIPGASRPQRIQDNLEALNADIPAAFWQELRKEKLVSPEAPLPIKE; translated from the coding sequence ATGATTAATTTGAAGCAGGAAGGGAAGCTCGGCTTCGGTACCGCTCCACTTGGGAATATGTACCGCGATATCCCGGAAGATGAAGCTTTAAAAACAATTGAGACAGCTTGGGATCATGGCATCCGTTATTTTGATACCGCGCCTTTTTACGGAGCAGGGCTTGCGGAGCAGCGCCTGGGAAAAGCACTCGCCAGGCATAATCGTGACGATTTTGTATTGAGTACGAAAGTAGGCCGTTATATTTCCGATGAAACGGAAGAAAAGGAAGGATTGTTTGCTCACGGCCGTAAGAATAAAGTAATTGATGATTATACTGCGGAAGGCACACGCCGGTCGATCGAGCAGAGCCTGGAGCGTCTGCAAATGGATCGGATTGACTTTGTGTATGTGCATGACATTTCTCCGGATTTTCAGGGAGATGAATGGCTCGCCAAGTTCGAAGAGGCAAGAACAGGTGCATTCCGTGAACTAACCAAACTCCGGGATGAGGGCGTCATTCAATCCTGGGGAATAGGAGTGAACCGGACGGAGCCTATAGAGCTGGCTCTCGATCTTGAAAATTCCAATCCGGACATCAGCCTGCAGGCAACCCGTTACACGCTGTTGGACCATGAACATGCCCTTCAGCGCCTAATGCCAAGAGCCGAAGAACAAAAAGTCAGCATCGTTGTTGGCGCGCCGTTTGGTTCAGGGGTACTCGCCGGTGGATCTTCGTATGAATACTCAGATATTCCACCGGAAATTGCTTCGCGTGTCGAACAGATGAACACCATTGCTGAGCGTCACGGTGTAAGCCTGATTGCAGCATCCCTGCAGTTTTCAGCCGCCCATCCAGCAGTGGGAGCTGTTATACCGGGAGCGAGTCGTCCACAGCGAATCCAGGACAACCTCGAAGCATTAAATGCCGACATTCCTGCAGCATTCTGGCAGGAGCTTCGTAAAGAAAAACTGGTTTCCCCCGAAGCGCCGCTTCCAATCAAAGAATAA
- a CDS encoding EAL domain-containing protein produces MKNGCDICLPGHQGYTFIFENDQSPARLHPYFNEYSENQWQEVNNHMVWMNETIAFDLLDYLEVHYNSEEIFIFPAKKTNPLEDQAGRQPLRSLHAYKEAGWIDDIIDQEKIQSHYQPIVRPENGSYTIIGHELLSRGRAADGKTIAPFFLLEAARIRHRLFALDRACRMASVRNAAVIKDKLIFINFIPTAIYVPEHCLSTTIRLINEMGIPPENVVFEVVESDEVQDIDHLKGILNYYREHGFKYALDDVGTGANDLKKLSYLEPDIVKLAREYSDGVSRDPEKRKVAASLLQVAAHTGSQPLAEGVEHKEDADYLADMGYELFQGYYFARPQEQPLDSLPHTVNTNH; encoded by the coding sequence ATGAAGAACGGTTGCGACATTTGCCTGCCCGGGCACCAGGGCTATACTTTCATTTTTGAAAACGATCAGTCTCCCGCTCGGCTCCATCCTTATTTTAATGAATACAGCGAAAACCAATGGCAGGAAGTAAACAACCATATGGTATGGATGAATGAAACCATTGCTTTTGATTTACTGGATTACCTGGAAGTTCATTATAATTCGGAAGAAATTTTTATTTTTCCGGCGAAAAAGACTAACCCTTTAGAAGACCAAGCTGGCAGACAGCCGCTCCGCTCCCTCCACGCTTATAAAGAAGCAGGGTGGATCGATGACATTATTGATCAGGAGAAGATACAGTCGCATTACCAGCCTATCGTCCGGCCGGAAAACGGAAGCTATACTATTATTGGGCACGAGCTGCTTTCCCGCGGGAGAGCAGCAGATGGCAAAACGATTGCCCCATTTTTCCTGCTTGAGGCCGCACGCATCCGTCACCGGCTGTTTGCGCTTGACCGCGCCTGCCGGATGGCTTCTGTCAGAAACGCAGCCGTCATTAAAGATAAACTCATTTTTATCAATTTTATTCCCACCGCTATTTACGTGCCTGAACACTGTTTATCGACCACTATTCGCCTGATCAATGAAATGGGCATTCCGCCGGAAAACGTCGTTTTTGAAGTGGTCGAAAGCGATGAAGTCCAGGATATCGATCATTTAAAGGGCATTCTCAACTACTACCGGGAGCACGGTTTTAAATATGCTTTAGACGACGTAGGCACCGGGGCCAATGACCTTAAAAAGCTATCCTACCTTGAGCCGGATATTGTTAAACTGGCCAGAGAGTATTCTGACGGCGTAAGCCGGGATCCCGAAAAACGAAAAGTCGCGGCGTCGCTGCTGCAGGTCGCTGCCCATACCGGCTCTCAGCCGCTTGCTGAAGGAGTCGAACATAAAGAGGACGCCGATTACTTAGCTGACATGGGCTACGAGCTGTTTCAGGGATATTATTTCGCCAGGCCGCAGGAGCAGCCTCTCGATTCTCTCCCCCATACTGTTAATACTAATCATTGA
- a CDS encoding SDR family NAD(P)-dependent oxidoreductase, which yields MKRLEGYTSIITGGAGGIGKAAAKKFLQEGANVMLVDMNQEALDSVKAELDEYGPVETTTADVTNEDDVKNYVDQTVQQFGTVDVFFNNAGIEGKVAPIPEQSAEDFMKVMNVNVLGSFLGLKYVMPVMAKQNSGSIINTSSVAGLMGTPGVSPYTTSKHGVVGLTKTAALEVADSNVRVNSIHPSPVNTRMMRSLEKGFNPDDAESARTEQEQAIPMNRYGESEDIANLALFLASDESSFISGSQCRIDGGMAAQ from the coding sequence ATGAAAAGACTGGAAGGGTATACGTCGATAATAACTGGCGGAGCAGGAGGTATTGGCAAGGCTGCTGCTAAGAAATTCCTTCAGGAAGGCGCTAATGTGATGCTCGTTGATATGAATCAGGAGGCATTGGACAGTGTTAAAGCTGAACTCGATGAGTACGGACCAGTGGAAACAACGACGGCCGATGTTACCAATGAAGATGATGTAAAAAATTATGTGGATCAGACTGTGCAGCAGTTTGGCACGGTAGATGTATTTTTTAATAATGCAGGAATCGAGGGCAAGGTAGCTCCTATTCCGGAACAGAGCGCAGAAGATTTTATGAAGGTAATGAACGTCAACGTATTAGGAAGCTTTCTCGGTTTAAAATATGTAATGCCCGTCATGGCGAAACAAAACAGCGGCAGTATTATTAACACTTCTTCTGTTGCCGGTTTAATGGGAACTCCGGGAGTTAGTCCGTACACTACCTCTAAACACGGAGTGGTCGGCCTGACCAAAACGGCGGCTCTTGAAGTCGCAGACTCCAATGTGCGTGTGAACTCTATTCACCCATCGCCGGTAAATACACGAATGATGCGTTCACTTGAAAAAGGGTTTAATCCGGATGATGCCGAATCCGCGCGTACCGAGCAGGAGCAGGCCATCCCCATGAACCGCTACGGAGAGTCTGAAGACATTGCTAACCTTGCTTTATTCCTTGCTTCTGACGAATCGAGCTTTATCAGCGGTTCCCAGTGCCGTATTGACGGCGGTATGGCAGCCCAGTAA
- a CDS encoding PilZ domain-containing protein, protein MPDSRKNLRYYFEDRPLHGTFFIYRMDNTIVNSAAGDITIHDLSGGGMRFFSRLNLPVTDRVLLTFSFRSLHKNFTLHGYIKRKEKQVDGCMYGVFFPDEVNDQKNDLVRTVHQLNIEHKERQS, encoded by the coding sequence ATGCCGGATTCAAGAAAAAACCTACGCTACTATTTCGAAGATCGACCACTGCACGGAACCTTTTTCATATACCGTATGGACAATACTATCGTCAACAGCGCAGCAGGAGACATAACGATCCATGATCTTTCCGGCGGGGGCATGCGGTTCTTTTCCCGGTTAAATCTGCCGGTCACAGACCGGGTGCTGTTGACTTTTTCCTTTCGCTCGCTCCATAAAAACTTTACCCTGCACGGCTATATAAAACGAAAGGAAAAACAAGTCGATGGCTGCATGTACGGCGTCTTTTTTCCGGATGAAGTCAACGATCAAAAAAATGACCTGGTGCGCACAGTGCACCAATTGAACATTGAACATAAAGAACGCCAGAGTTAA
- a CDS encoding TerC family protein — protein sequence MDVGLLMEYSWVLVILVLLEGVLAADNAMVLAVMVKDLPEKQRKKALFYGLFGAFLFRFGSLFIISFLAGVWQVQAIGAAYLLYIAINHIIRHLVRHRQQQSEIAVTKENKSPGFWKTVLKVEVADIAFAVDSILAGVALAITLPPSGLPAIGGLDGGIFAVILLGGLIGVIIMRFAASKFVTLLEKRPGLEITAFVIVGWVGVKLAVYALSHPALHVIPEAFSHSPLWKASFYIVLVVIAASGWFLSSPKSADETAKER from the coding sequence ATGGATGTAGGTTTATTAATGGAGTACAGCTGGGTGCTGGTTATACTTGTCCTGCTTGAGGGTGTGTTAGCAGCTGATAACGCGATGGTTTTAGCGGTAATGGTTAAGGACCTGCCCGAAAAACAGCGGAAAAAAGCTCTTTTTTACGGATTATTTGGCGCTTTTCTTTTCCGCTTTGGATCGCTGTTTATCATCAGTTTTCTGGCGGGTGTATGGCAGGTCCAGGCTATTGGCGCGGCTTACCTTCTCTATATCGCCATTAATCATATTATCAGGCACCTCGTCCGCCACCGCCAGCAGCAAAGCGAGATTGCTGTAACTAAAGAAAATAAATCACCCGGTTTTTGGAAAACTGTGTTGAAGGTCGAGGTTGCAGATATTGCTTTTGCCGTCGATTCAATTCTTGCAGGTGTCGCTCTTGCTATTACCCTTCCACCCTCCGGGCTCCCGGCCATTGGCGGGCTTGACGGTGGAATCTTCGCTGTCATTTTACTCGGTGGATTAATCGGGGTTATTATTATGCGGTTTGCTGCCAGTAAATTTGTTACTCTGCTGGAAAAACGTCCAGGTCTTGAGATCACGGCCTTTGTGATCGTTGGCTGGGTCGGTGTAAAACTCGCCGTTTATGCTTTGAGTCACCCGGCGCTGCACGTTATTCCAGAAGCATTTTCCCATTCACCGCTCTGGAAGGCTTCCTTCTATATTGTCCTCGTTGTAATTGCGGCCAGCGGCTGGTTTTTATCCAGCCCAAAATCTGCAGATGAAACAGCGAAAGAACGTTAA
- a CDS encoding alpha/beta hydrolase — MPFFTSTSTSLYYEQRGQGPVLLFISPPGLGCTAFEQQHPLEDQFKVVTFDPRGNGRSERGDTADGTISQWTEDIYALVSHLETSQVILCGYSFGGLPAQEFAYRYPEKTKALVLISSFPKVRTYMLAGKFRLGIWSTYENLLGTLGKGLAFSHTKKQDQQARIEKNIENSDPGVLEQMYLNGRHYDSTGLLPYITCPVLTIFGSNDVFVKKHQHDFKARLPNMHNVHIQGKVHQLPTRASNEVNAIIRNFVNNDVY; from the coding sequence ATGCCATTTTTTACTTCAACAAGCACATCACTCTATTATGAACAGCGGGGCCAGGGGCCTGTGCTTTTATTTATTTCCCCTCCCGGCCTTGGCTGTACGGCCTTTGAGCAGCAGCATCCGCTTGAAGATCAGTTCAAAGTCGTTACCTTCGATCCACGCGGAAATGGAAGAAGCGAACGCGGGGACACTGCTGACGGCACCATCAGCCAGTGGACAGAGGATATTTACGCCCTGGTATCTCATCTTGAGACTTCCCAGGTTATTCTCTGCGGCTATTCCTTTGGCGGACTCCCCGCTCAGGAATTTGCTTACAGATATCCTGAAAAGACAAAAGCACTCGTATTAATCAGCAGCTTTCCAAAAGTACGAACGTATATGCTGGCCGGGAAATTCCGTCTTGGCATTTGGAGCACATACGAAAATCTGCTGGGAACGCTTGGCAAAGGGCTCGCCTTTTCTCATACCAAAAAGCAGGACCAGCAGGCGCGCATCGAAAAAAATATTGAAAACAGCGACCCCGGTGTTTTAGAGCAGATGTATTTGAACGGCAGGCACTATGACAGCACCGGCCTTCTCCCTTATATCACCTGTCCCGTGCTTACGATATTTGGCAGCAATGACGTGTTCGTAAAAAAACATCAGCATGATTTTAAAGCCCGGCTTCCCAACATGCACAATGTTCATATTCAGGGTAAAGTACACCAGCTTCCCACCAGAGCCTCCAACGAGGTGAACGCTATTATCAGAAATTTTGTTAACAACGATGTTTACTGA
- a CDS encoding phytoene/squalene synthase family protein → MKPTLEEAYEECHRIITMHSKTFSKAFDILPLEKRRGVWAVYAFCRTVDDIVDEGENPEEELKEFEIMFHQFLRDPFYQPSPQWIALRDTFERFDMEVQPFLDMIQGQYMDLEKIFYYTLEEVEGYSYYVAGTVGLMLLPILSPERFEHLKPGAIALGKAMQLTNILRDVGEDLERGRIYFPVEILEKHGYTTRDLYEHRLDPSFVRAWEETAARAEELYTEALESIEQYPKDARYPVKGAAYMYQAILESVRKNDYQVFKERAYVSKRDKWSILKRLSS, encoded by the coding sequence ATGAAACCAACGTTAGAAGAAGCATACGAAGAATGTCATCGTATTATTACCATGCACAGCAAAACTTTTTCGAAAGCTTTTGATATTCTGCCGCTTGAAAAAAGGCGGGGCGTCTGGGCCGTCTATGCTTTTTGCCGGACTGTCGATGATATTGTGGATGAAGGAGAAAATCCGGAAGAGGAATTAAAGGAATTTGAAATCATGTTTCATCAGTTTCTCCGCGATCCATTTTATCAGCCATCCCCGCAGTGGATTGCACTGAGAGATACTTTCGAGCGATTTGATATGGAAGTACAGCCTTTTTTGGATATGATCCAGGGGCAGTATATGGATTTGGAAAAAATTTTTTATTACACACTGGAAGAAGTTGAAGGGTATTCCTATTATGTAGCAGGAACTGTAGGACTGATGCTTCTGCCTATCCTTTCCCCGGAGCGTTTTGAACACCTGAAGCCGGGCGCAATCGCCCTTGGAAAAGCGATGCAGCTGACAAATATTCTTCGCGATGTAGGTGAAGATCTGGAGCGGGGGCGCATTTATTTCCCTGTTGAAATACTTGAAAAGCACGGCTATACCACCAGGGATCTTTACGAACACCGCCTTGACCCGTCATTTGTCCGGGCATGGGAGGAGACGGCCGCACGCGCAGAGGAGCTGTATACAGAGGCACTTGAATCTATTGAACAGTATCCGAAGGATGCAAGGTATCCCGTCAAGGGCGCTGCTTATATGTATCAGGCAATTTTAGAATCGGTACGGAAAAACGATTACCAGGTGTTTAAGGAGCGGGCTTACGTTTCTAAACGGGACAAATGGAGTATTTTAAAAAGGCTTTCCTCCTGA
- a CDS encoding phytoene desaturase family protein codes for MKNIIVGSGIGGLVTALYRTQAGEEVTIVEKDKEAGGRIKWVEQDGFKVDEGPTIVLLPETIKAILAEAGMDPEVLDMERIDPLYRMVFADGTEFYKWSDPEKQKEEMARTFPGEEDNFERFMNDMKKNFLQGEKDFLSRSFMRKREFFTAANIRSLWQMKAYQSVRAQVADYFTDPRLRDAYSLQTLYIGGNPASTPGIYSLVSFSEQYHGIWYIHGGYAMLIEKIKEELDRRGVTFRFEETALSIQSKGQVFTALKTNKRVEPADRLICNCELPAAEQLVENKSQKKYTSSSGCLLIYLGLDKIYTKASIHQFFMGSNFDHQMKQVFDKKDLPDEPSIYAFHPSLIDSTLAPEGKSVLYLLVPVPSGDNVDWEVQEEFIQSILETVEKKGFPHLRSSIQWMQIRTPQDAGRYGLYEGGSFGIAPSFAQSGAFRPQLKPFSYSNVYAVGASTHPGGGVPIVMQGAKLLAEHLKTGRKQDMF; via the coding sequence ATGAAAAATATTATCGTGGGAAGCGGGATCGGCGGACTTGTGACAGCTCTCTATAGGACCCAGGCGGGTGAAGAAGTAACGATAGTGGAAAAGGATAAAGAAGCAGGCGGGAGGATCAAATGGGTAGAGCAGGACGGTTTTAAAGTCGATGAGGGGCCAACGATCGTGCTGCTGCCCGAAACAATTAAAGCAATACTTGCTGAAGCGGGGATGGACCCGGAAGTGCTTGATATGGAACGGATTGATCCATTATACCGGATGGTTTTCGCCGACGGCACGGAATTTTACAAATGGAGTGATCCTGAAAAACAGAAAGAAGAGATGGCAAGGACTTTTCCCGGGGAAGAAGATAATTTTGAAAGATTCATGAACGATATGAAGAAAAATTTTCTCCAGGGGGAAAAAGATTTTTTATCCCGTTCATTTATGCGCAAACGGGAGTTTTTCACTGCGGCTAATATCCGTTCCCTATGGCAGATGAAGGCTTATCAGTCGGTTAGAGCGCAGGTGGCTGATTATTTTACAGACCCCCGGCTCCGGGACGCGTATTCCCTGCAGACGCTTTACATTGGCGGCAATCCTGCCTCTACCCCCGGTATTTACTCCCTGGTCTCCTTCAGTGAACAGTATCACGGCATTTGGTATATCCACGGAGGGTATGCAATGCTGATCGAGAAAATAAAAGAAGAGCTGGATCGTCGCGGAGTGACATTCCGGTTTGAAGAAACAGCATTAAGCATCCAGTCGAAGGGACAGGTATTTACTGCCCTGAAAACGAATAAGCGGGTAGAACCGGCAGACCGGCTGATCTGTAACTGTGAGCTTCCAGCGGCAGAACAGCTGGTGGAAAATAAATCACAAAAAAAATACACTTCTTCATCAGGATGCTTGCTAATTTATTTGGGATTAGACAAAATATATACAAAGGCATCTATACACCAGTTTTTTATGGGCAGCAATTTTGATCATCAAATGAAGCAGGTTTTTGACAAGAAGGATTTACCGGACGAGCCGAGTATTTATGCATTCCACCCGTCATTAATAGACTCTACCCTCGCCCCGGAAGGTAAGAGTGTGCTGTATCTGCTCGTTCCCGTGCCATCAGGAGACAACGTCGACTGGGAGGTGCAGGAAGAGTTTATTCAGTCTATTTTGGAGACGGTCGAGAAAAAAGGGTTCCCGCACCTGCGTTCTTCGATTCAGTGGATGCAGATCCGGACGCCTCAGGATGCCGGCAGATATGGGCTGTATGAAGGAGGCAGCTTTGGCATCGCTCCAAGCTTTGCCCAATCAGGTGCTTTCCGGCCGCAGCTTAAGCCGTTCTCCTACAGCAACGTATACGCGGTAGGCGCTTCTACGCATCCCGGTGGCGGTGTTCCAATTGTCATGCAGGGAGCAAAACTGCTAGCAGAGCATCTCAAAACAGGGAGAAAGCAGGATATGTTCTGA
- a CDS encoding phytoene desaturase family protein, translated as MRETRIAVVGAGPGGLTAAMLLQSQGFQVSVFEKDDKPGGRTSHVDVDGYRFDKGPTFLSMPHIVEEIFSATGKDLAHYISWNYLDPMYELFFEDSSFRPTSNKQEMKRRIAASFPGDEKGYDRFMHDLGKRWEALLPVLEHEHGSLLDYMKPRTLKALPHLALGKSVYDVLSQYFSDERLKLSFTFQSKYLGMSPWDCPGAFSILSYMEHEYGIVHPTGGLNQIPKAMAKAFEEDGGHLYLNTPVKKIRTKKQQAVGVELENGEVFGADEVVVNADFAYAATELFDEPLKKWKKEKVAEKDYSCSAFMLYAGVDTTYPEAAHHSIVFSEDYKKNVEEMIHEKIVSDDPSIYIHNPAVTDDTLAPAGKSPIYMLAPVPNNQSGIDWENNKDSFRDLVLDQVESRSHFKGLRDHIEVEKIYTPTDWQIDSNVYEGAVFNLSHRLNQMMYFRPHNKFEDVGNCWLVGGGTHPGSGLPTIIVSGRITAQALTAKYSRERAQ; from the coding sequence GTGAGAGAGACACGAATTGCGGTCGTAGGGGCGGGCCCCGGAGGACTTACCGCTGCCATGCTGCTGCAAAGTCAGGGTTTTCAGGTGAGTGTGTTCGAAAAGGACGATAAGCCGGGCGGGCGTACGTCCCACGTGGACGTTGACGGATACCGCTTTGATAAAGGCCCGACATTTTTAAGCATGCCTCATATTGTTGAGGAAATTTTTTCAGCCACTGGAAAAGATCTGGCACACTATATTTCCTGGAATTATTTGGATCCAATGTATGAATTATTTTTCGAAGATTCAAGCTTCCGTCCGACTTCCAATAAGCAGGAAATGAAACGGCGGATCGCTGCTTCCTTTCCAGGCGATGAGAAGGGATATGATCGTTTTATGCATGATCTGGGCAAACGGTGGGAGGCACTTCTGCCGGTGCTTGAGCATGAACACGGATCGCTCCTGGACTATATGAAGCCCCGGACGCTTAAAGCCCTTCCGCACCTGGCACTCGGGAAATCTGTCTACGATGTGCTGAGCCAGTATTTTTCCGATGAGCGGCTGAAGCTTTCTTTTACCTTTCAGTCCAAATATTTAGGAATGTCACCATGGGACTGCCCAGGGGCGTTCAGCATTCTTTCCTACATGGAGCATGAATACGGAATTGTTCATCCTACGGGGGGATTGAACCAGATACCAAAAGCAATGGCTAAAGCATTTGAAGAGGACGGCGGCCATCTTTATTTGAATACGCCGGTTAAAAAGATCCGTACGAAAAAACAACAGGCCGTGGGGGTGGAGCTTGAAAACGGGGAAGTGTTTGGAGCAGATGAAGTAGTGGTTAATGCAGATTTCGCCTACGCTGCTACCGAATTGTTTGATGAACCGCTGAAGAAATGGAAAAAAGAAAAAGTGGCTGAAAAAGACTATTCCTGCTCGGCGTTTATGCTGTATGCCGGCGTGGACACTACCTATCCCGAAGCAGCCCACCATTCTATCGTTTTTTCCGAGGACTATAAAAAGAATGTGGAAGAAATGATTCATGAAAAAATTGTTTCGGATGATCCGTCGATCTATATTCATAATCCGGCTGTTACCGACGACACGCTGGCGCCTGCCGGAAAATCGCCAATTTATATGCTTGCCCCGGTACCAAACAACCAGAGCGGCATCGACTGGGAGAACAATAAGGACAGCTTTCGGGACCTGGTGCTTGATCAGGTGGAAAGTCGTTCGCATTTTAAAGGACTCCGGGATCATATTGAAGTGGAAAAAATTTATACGCCCACAGACTGGCAGATCGACAGTAACGTGTACGAAGGAGCCGTGTTTAATTTGTCCCACCGCTTAAATCAGATGATGTATTTTCGTCCGCATAACAAGTTCGAAGATGTCGGGAACTGCTGGCTTGTTGGCGGAGGTACGCATCCCGGCAGCGGCCTGCCGACGATTATTGTATCCGGCAGAATCACTGCTCAGGCACTGACGGCTAAATATTCCAGGGAGCGGGCGCAATGA
- a CDS encoding fructosamine kinase family protein, which translates to MEHIQKAIRYVDPQAEVTNIASLSGGSISSAYRVDTNRRSYFLKWHEEAPYDFFRQEKRGLEFLRESEAVHVPDVLHWSKKFIIMDIIQGSGDSRTDEWLGIDLANLHQSSGDYFGLEEDNFIGELPQENSWETSWVRFVRDHRLRPQMEIARSLGKLTDERSRRLRYILDHLGEWIPDDRQPVKLHGDLWAGNWLTGEEGRPYLIDPACWYGDYEFDLAFTRLFGGFPERTYEAYETIQPVEAEFEERMPLYQLYYLLVHLNVFGEMYGAQVDRVLALYSRTS; encoded by the coding sequence ATGGAGCATATTCAAAAAGCGATACGGTACGTGGATCCACAGGCAGAAGTGACCAATATAGCAAGCCTCTCCGGAGGAAGCATCAGCTCTGCCTACCGGGTGGATACAAACCGGCGCTCCTATTTTTTGAAATGGCATGAAGAGGCACCGTATGATTTTTTCCGCCAGGAAAAACGCGGACTCGAATTCCTGCGTGAATCGGAAGCGGTGCATGTGCCTGACGTACTGCACTGGTCCAAGAAATTTATTATTATGGACATTATTCAGGGAAGCGGAGACAGTCGCACTGATGAGTGGCTTGGGATCGATCTGGCCAATCTCCACCAGTCTTCAGGGGATTATTTCGGCCTCGAGGAGGATAACTTCATCGGGGAGCTGCCACAGGAAAATTCATGGGAAACGAGCTGGGTGCGTTTTGTGAGGGATCACCGCCTGAGGCCGCAGATGGAAATCGCCAGGTCCCTCGGTAAACTGACTGACGAACGGTCCCGCCGCCTTCGCTACATTCTGGACCACCTCGGAGAGTGGATACCCGATGACCGGCAGCCGGTAAAGCTGCACGGAGACCTTTGGGCCGGCAACTGGCTCACAGGAGAAGAAGGACGTCCGTATTTGATCGATCCTGCTTGCTGGTATGGGGACTACGAATTTGATCTTGCCTTTACCCGTCTGTTTGGAGGCTTTCCGGAACGGACGTATGAGGCTTATGAAACCATTCAGCCGGTGGAAGCTGAATTTGAGGAACGGATGCCTCTCTATCAGCTGTATTATTTGCTTGTTCATTTAAACGTGTTCGGGGAAATGTATGGGGCGCAGGTGGACCGGGTGCTTGCATTATACAGCAGAACCAGCTGA
- a CDS encoding low molecular weight protein-tyrosine-phosphatase produces MSIKVLFICLGNICRSPMAEALFQKHLQEAGVENKISVDSAGLGDWHAGSSPHEGTIGVLEQHGVSAGPGTARVVEAGEEADYIVAMDDQNLDMLQDFHVSTKDGRVWKLLDFHPERRREDVPDPYFDNNFGHVFELINTSTFHLLQWIREQENV; encoded by the coding sequence ATGAGTATAAAGGTGTTATTTATCTGTTTAGGGAACATCTGCCGTTCGCCAATGGCAGAAGCGCTTTTTCAAAAGCATCTGCAGGAAGCGGGAGTGGAAAATAAAATCAGCGTGGACTCGGCCGGACTCGGTGATTGGCATGCAGGCTCTTCTCCGCACGAAGGAACGATCGGTGTACTCGAACAACACGGTGTATCTGCCGGCCCGGGGACAGCCCGGGTAGTGGAGGCCGGAGAAGAAGCCGATTATATTGTGGCTATGGATGATCAGAACCTTGATATGCTTCAGGATTTTCACGTTTCCACTAAAGACGGCAGAGTATGGAAACTGTTGGACTTTCATCCTGAGCGCCGGAGGGAAGACGTGCCTGACCCTTATTTTGATAATAATTTCGGCCATGTGTTTGAACTGATTAATACGAGTACCTTTCATTTACTACAATGGATTAGAGAGCAGGAGAATGTATAA